One window of Choristoneura fumiferana chromosome 13, NRCan_CFum_1, whole genome shotgun sequence genomic DNA carries:
- the LOC141434469 gene encoding uncharacterized protein: MADSRNLPKVDYMMLLQYMRENDSFNVAEIRGAKVLLSSRDAYVETSVGYVEVKRENAVCFIKGRVTPEHRVRTKMYSVVASINEAEETILDVKCEDCAASQGGCKHSICFIMWLIKRTEEPSVTSVRCYWIQPKLSAAVTQDKCILAKEMGKRLPATTNLPNSLKKAAFLQECRKRNIQDSLFSDYNNTVITLDSFRVFKLLLDYYTTSSSQDELTDYTKLKIFVENKLTKEVIDEIENQTRSQAHSQLWHILRQGRVTASKIYECTKCSTDGALVKSILGGYKIPETKAIKRGKRLEKEVVNEIMKKMNIEIIQCGFKLITPFVGASPDGLCVEHGFTVEIKCPSSNKTMESYVKDSVISAKCNAQIQLQMLAMNMKKALLCIADPDFERNKSYHEHWVYYDRLFAEKLVKEGEMFWEKFIFRKMLDIVHYDK; this comes from the coding sequence ATGGCAGACAGCCGCAACCTTCCCAAGGTGGACTATATGATGTTGTTGCAATACATGCGTGAAAACGACTCCTTTAACGTTGCCGAGATCCGGGGAGCTAAGGTTTTATTGTCATCAAGGGATGCTTACGTCGAAACTTCTGTAGGCTATGTGGAAGTGAAACGAGAGAATGCTGTGTGCTTTATCAAGGGCAGAGTAACTCCTGAGCACCGAGTTCGTACTAAAATGTACTCAGTTGTCGCAAGCATTAACGAGGCAGAAGAAACAATATTGGATGTGAAATGTGAAGATTGTGCTGCAAGTCAGGGTGGATGCAAACATTCAATTTGTTTTATCATGTGGCTTATTAAGCGGACTGAAGAGCCTTCAGTCACATCTGTGCGCTGCTATTGGATCCAGCCAAAACTCTCGGCGGCAGTGACTCAAGATAAATGTATTTTAGCCAAAGAAATGGGAAAACGTTTGCCAGCAACAACCAATCTTCCTAATTCTCTTAAAAAAGCTGCATTTTTACAAGAATGTCGGAAAAGAAATATACAAGATTCTTTGTTTTCTGACTATAACAATACAGTAATAACATTGGATAGTTTCAGAGTTTTCAAGCTTTTACTGGATTACTATACAACTAGTTCATCCCAAGATGAGTTAACAGATTacacaaaattgaaaatctttgtcgaaaataaattaactaaagaGGTAATTGATGAAATTGAAAACCAAACACGCAGCCAAGCTCACAGTCAGCTGTGGCATATTTTAAGGCAGGGGCGAGTTACTGCATCAAAGATTTATGAATGCACAAAGTGCAGCACTGATGGAGCATTAGTTAAATCCATTCTTGGAGGTTATAAGATTCCTGAAACAAAGGCTATCAAAAGAGGAAAACGTTTGGAAAAAGAAGTGGTgaatgaaataatgaaaaaaatgaatattgaaataattcaATGTGGATTTAAATTAATCACACCTTTTGTAGGGGCATCACCAGATGGATTATGTGTAGAACATGGCTTCACCGTAGAAATCAAATGCCCTAGTAGTAATAAAACTATGGAAAGCTATGTTAAAGATAGTGTGATATCGGCTAAATGTAATGCCCAAATACAGCTGCAAATGTTGGCGATGAACATGAAAAAAGCTTTATTATGTATAGCTGATCCAGACTTCGAAAGAAATAAATCCTACCATGAACACTGGGTGTACTATGACAGATTGTTTGCAGAAAAGTTAGTGAAAGAAGGTGAAATGTTTTGggagaaatttatttttaggaaaatGTTAGATATTGTAcattatgataaataa
- the LOC141434343 gene encoding uncharacterized protein yields MNKRVRKLDPLVTCFVPTCKNTVIKNRKKHFFHVPRSSRVQWCAAVNKTNVPKTGSLYICEDHLNLEEALLNYQDWMDQKTNRPRLNPQVPNYLMNINKDPRLLPSTSTSTVNVDPVPNVQEKGVLCIPGCSHKSIQVKPTMVNRLVGARIFRKRKLLHSFEEESSEGHDPSTVGSTTEFSENESSSNLPIQKSLAGRSFMLSLIEKKPFSYIGVPKQYYWIIQYIAKELKIPSLHIIITFYKLKNNETFAKIKDLFEISLTTLWRIFNKSLKALSLFFRQVIYWPTALNIKRNLPTAFTTSKEYANVQAIIDCFEIEIEKPKKPVDQALTWSQYKNCNTIKYLISATPDGFINFVSEGYGGRISDMYLVEQSGYLEIIPANATILADRGFKHLESHLVKKSVKVLRPPSVLKGTKMTKAEVIDSKILASLRIHIERVIRRVRLIKMLKPHAVVNNKLLNILDDAVVVACGLINLQSPVIRKY; encoded by the exons atgaataaacgaGTTCGTAAGTTAGATCCCCTCGTTACTTGCTTCGTTCccacctgcaaaaatacagTTATAAAGAAtcgtaaaaaacattttttccacgTGCCGAGGTCTTCGAGAGTACAATGGTGTGCtgctgtaaataaaacaaacgtaCCAAAAACTGGTAGTCTTTACATTTGCGAAGATCATTTGAAT CTGGAAGAAGCATTACTAAACTACCAAGATTGGATGGACCAAAAAACCAATAGACCCCGACTGAATCCCCAAGTCCcaaattatttaatgaacatAAATAAAGACCCACGTCTTCTGCCATCAACATCCACATCAACAGTTAATGTAGATCCTGtaccaaatgtgcaagaaaaagGTGTGCTGTGCATTCCCGGCTGTTCTCATAAATCTATCCAAGTAAAACCCACTATGGTCAATCGCTTGGTTGGTGCAAGGATTTTCAGAAAAAGGAAACTTTTACATTCATTTGAAGAAGAGTCATCAGAGGGACATGATCCATCGACAGTTGGAAGTACAACAGAATTTTCTGAAAATGAAAGTTCTAGTAACTTACCAATACAAAAAAGTTTAGCTGGCAGGTCTTTTATGTTaagtttaatagaaaaaaaaccattttcatATATTGGTGTTCCTAAACAATATTATTGGATTATTCAATATATTGCAAAAGAATTAAAGATACCTtctttacatattataataacattttataagttaaaaaataatgaaacattCGCCAAAATAAAAGacctttttgaaatttcattaacTACATTGTGGAGAATATTTAACAAATCTTTGAAAGCACTGAGTTTATTTTTTAGACAAGTAATATATTGGCCAACAGCCCTGAACATTAAGAGGAACCTTCCTACTGCTTTTACTACAAGCAAAGAGTATGcaaatgttcaggcaataataGATTGCTTCGAGATAGAAATAGAAAAGCCTAAAAAACCTGTAGACCAGGCCCTTACATGGTCCCAATACAAGAATTGTAATACCATAAAGTATTTGATAAGTGCTACCCCAGATGGTTTTATAAATTTCGTGTCCGAAGGTTATGGAGGACGTATTAGTGACATGTATTTAGTTGAACAAAGTGGATATTTAGAGATAATACCAGCTAATGCTACTATACTAGCAGACAGGGGTTTCAAGCATTTAGAATCACATTTAGTTAAGAAATCTGTAAAAGTTCTGCGCCCGCCTAGTGTACTCAAAGGCACAAAAATGACAAAAGCAGAGGTGATTGATAGTAAAATTTTAGCTAGTTTACGCATACATATAGAAAGGGTTATCAGGAGGGTAAGACTTATTAAAATGTTGAAGCCACATgctgttgtaaataataaattattaaacataCTAGATGATGCAGTGGTAGTTGCTTGTGGACTTATAAATTTACAGTCGCCTGTCATAAGGAAGTATTAG